One region of Verrucomicrobiia bacterium genomic DNA includes:
- a CDS encoding protein-L-isoaspartate(D-aspartate) O-methyltransferase yields the protein MSETSGPDPFASRRAQMVDAQLRQRGIRDPRVLEAMSRVPREFFVNASDRDRAYDDTPLPLELGQTISQPYMVARTLEALRLTGRERVLEIGAGSGYQAALLARLAREVFAVERLPALAARAMARLDALGLDRLTVACLDGSRGWAAHAPYQAIAVAAGAPGIPEVLLSQLDEGGRMVIPVGDSESQRLAILTRHGYGSEVVWDIPCSFVPLVGDFGWPGPPVGGTD from the coding sequence ATGAGTGAGACCAGCGGTCCGGACCCCTTCGCATCGAGGCGCGCGCAGATGGTGGACGCCCAATTGCGGCAGCGCGGGATCCGGGATCCGCGGGTGCTGGAGGCCATGAGCCGGGTGCCCCGGGAGTTCTTCGTCAACGCATCGGATCGCGACCGGGCCTACGACGACACCCCGCTGCCCCTGGAGCTCGGCCAGACGATTTCCCAGCCCTACATGGTCGCCCGGACCCTGGAAGCCCTGAGGCTCACCGGCCGGGAGCGCGTCCTGGAAATCGGCGCGGGCTCGGGCTATCAGGCGGCCTTGCTGGCACGGCTCGCGCGCGAGGTGTTCGCCGTGGAGCGCCTGCCGGCGCTGGCCGCGAGGGCAATGGCCCGGCTCGACGCCCTCGGGCTGGATCGCCTCACGGTGGCGTGCCTGGATGGCAGCCGCGGTTGGGCGGCCCATGCGCCGTATCAGGCCATCGCGGTGGCGGCGGGAGCTCCGGGCATCCCTGAAGTGTTGTTGTCCCAGCTCGACGAGGGGGGGCGGATGGTCATTCCCGTGGGCGACAGCGAATCCCAGCGTCTGGCGATCCTGACGCGACACGGGTACGGCAGTGAGGTCGTCTGGGACATCCCGTGCAGCTTCGTACCGCTGGTCGGAGACTTCGGCTGGCCGGGCCCCCCGGTGGGCGGCACGGATTGA